A window of the Streptomyces luomodiensis genome harbors these coding sequences:
- a CDS encoding DUF624 domain-containing protein, with product MTEAAVRGVQRPERGPLRFALFAECLLTGVWVVLAALPVITVLPAFAAGCAHLRRHLDGERSTWRDFLAGLREAARSGWRFSLLWWAALALLAFDLRVARSGALPGGPALIAVSVAGLLAVIVLGLRTAAVRRPGTPWPTAARTAARQGLAADPGGSLLLVGGLAVLAVAAWQMLPLIAPAMGALAGCAVAVERRARA from the coding sequence ATGACAGAAGCCGCCGTACGCGGTGTGCAGCGGCCCGAGCGCGGCCCGCTGCGTTTCGCCCTGTTCGCCGAATGCCTGCTGACCGGCGTGTGGGTGGTGCTCGCCGCGCTGCCGGTGATCACCGTGCTGCCCGCCTTCGCGGCCGGCTGTGCGCATCTGCGGCGCCATCTGGACGGGGAGCGGTCCACCTGGCGGGACTTCCTCGCCGGGCTGCGGGAGGCGGCCCGGAGCGGCTGGCGGTTCTCCCTGCTGTGGTGGGCGGCGCTCGCACTGCTCGCCTTCGATCTGCGGGTGGCCCGCTCGGGGGCCCTGCCCGGCGGGCCCGCGCTGATCGCGGTGAGCGTGGCGGGCCTGCTCGCGGTGATCGTCCTCGGGCTCCGGACGGCGGCCGTGCGGCGGCCCGGCACCCCCTGGCCGACCGCCGCCCGTACCGCCGCACGCCAGGGCCTGGCCGCCGACCCCGGCGGATCGCTGCTGCTCGTCGGCGGGCTCGCGGTGCTCGCCGTCGCCGCCTGGCAGATGCTGCCGCTGATCGCCCCGGCCATGGGCGCCCTCGCGGGCTGTGCGGTCGCGGTGGAGCGGCGCGCCCGCGCCTGA
- a CDS encoding Tat pathway signal sequence domain protein produces the protein MPPIPRRDLLKAAAVTGAAVPFSWLLAGNAPKAAADSPARKSADEPVDITWLEDGGLGAAAGSTFGVPWPKGAHPGDRTFTLTTADGKEVPLQTWATAYWPDGSLKWTAHAAGEGLTGSAYRLTTGKPAAPAKKVTVSESGGGITVDTGVIKAVIGKDGKKLVRTVTRGSTEIARDGRLVLLRQGGLDDGDQGSAAWERFDGEISGTEVEQRGPVRVVVRIDGTHRKGRRGWLPFSVRLYFYAGADSFRMVHTITYDGDQNKDFIRGLGVRFSVPMRDEAYDRHIRIAGEGKGFLTEAVKGVTGLRRDPGAGVRTAQVKGEKLPDPATWDQRVTSRLHLIPTWGDYTLSQLSADGFTLRKRTKPGHGWIAAGGGRRANGFGYVGGVSGGLSFGLRDFWEKFPAQLDIRGAAGDEAEVTLWLWSPEAQPMDLRFYHDGLGQDSYPEQLEGLQITYEDYEPDFGTPYGIARTSELTFWANAATPDADTLVRQAAAVRTPPQLAAGPADLARAKVFGGLFAPVDRSTPAKAKIENRLDFLFDYHKGQVEQRRWYGFWDYGDIMHTYDGDRHQWRYDVGGYAWDNSELSPDLWLWLAYLRSGRSDIFRFAETMTRHTGEVDAYHLGTWAGLGTRHGVQHFADSAKQQRISTALYRRYYYFLTADERVGDIMHALVDSDETFLVLDPQRKVREDPDYEPDPHALSIGFGTDWSGLAGAWLTEWERRGPKAKKAEARLRSTMETIAAQPNGFVQGSGLYDLDTGRYAIDDEPKVSVSHLSAVFGLVEVCAEVIDLIDMPQFKEAWLDYCRYFNATKAEQKARYGADFGSLILVQGHSRLDAYAAVQLKDDELAARAWRKFTEYHEGDGYPDTTTSWKTVELEGPDVLEPGVEAAWVSTNATAQYGLAAIQNLALVGDKLPG, from the coding sequence ATGCCCCCGATCCCCCGACGCGACCTCCTCAAGGCCGCTGCCGTCACCGGCGCCGCCGTGCCGTTCTCCTGGCTGCTCGCCGGTAACGCCCCGAAGGCCGCCGCCGACAGTCCCGCGAGGAAGTCCGCCGACGAGCCCGTGGACATCACATGGCTGGAGGACGGCGGTCTGGGCGCGGCCGCGGGCTCCACCTTCGGCGTCCCCTGGCCCAAGGGCGCCCACCCCGGCGACCGGACGTTCACGCTGACCACCGCCGACGGCAAGGAGGTGCCGCTCCAGACCTGGGCCACCGCCTACTGGCCCGACGGCTCCCTCAAATGGACCGCGCACGCGGCGGGGGAGGGCCTCACCGGCAGCGCCTACCGGCTCACCACCGGCAAGCCCGCCGCGCCCGCCAAGAAGGTCACCGTCTCCGAGAGCGGCGGCGGGATCACCGTCGACACCGGGGTGATCAAGGCCGTGATCGGCAAGGACGGGAAGAAGCTCGTCCGCACCGTCACCCGTGGCTCCACCGAGATCGCCCGCGACGGCCGGCTGGTCCTGCTCCGCCAGGGCGGCCTCGACGACGGCGATCAGGGCAGCGCCGCGTGGGAGCGGTTCGACGGCGAGATCAGCGGGACCGAGGTCGAGCAGAGGGGCCCCGTCCGCGTCGTCGTCCGCATCGACGGCACACACCGCAAGGGCCGCCGCGGCTGGCTCCCCTTCAGCGTCCGGCTCTACTTCTACGCGGGCGCCGACTCCTTCCGCATGGTGCACACGATCACCTACGACGGCGATCAGAACAAGGACTTCATCCGCGGCCTCGGCGTCCGCTTCTCCGTACCGATGCGCGACGAGGCGTACGACCGCCACATCCGTATCGCGGGCGAGGGCAAGGGATTCCTCACCGAGGCCGTCAAGGGCGTCACCGGGCTGCGCCGCGACCCCGGCGCGGGCGTCCGCACGGCCCAGGTGAAGGGCGAGAAGCTGCCCGACCCGGCCACCTGGGACCAGCGCGTCACCTCCCGGCTGCACCTCATCCCCACCTGGGGCGACTACACCCTCTCCCAGCTCTCCGCCGACGGCTTCACCCTGCGCAAGCGCACCAAGCCCGGCCACGGCTGGATCGCCGCGGGCGGCGGACGCCGGGCGAACGGCTTCGGCTATGTCGGCGGCGTCAGCGGCGGACTCTCCTTCGGACTGCGCGACTTCTGGGAGAAGTTCCCCGCCCAGCTGGACATCCGCGGCGCCGCCGGGGACGAGGCCGAGGTCACCCTGTGGCTCTGGTCGCCCGAGGCCCAGCCCATGGACCTGCGCTTCTACCACGACGGCCTGGGCCAGGACAGCTACCCGGAACAGCTGGAGGGCCTCCAGATCACCTACGAGGACTACGAACCGGACTTCGGCACCCCGTACGGCATCGCCCGCACCAGCGAACTCACCTTCTGGGCCAACGCGGCCACCCCCGACGCCGACACCCTCGTCCGGCAGGCCGCCGCCGTGCGCACCCCGCCCCAACTGGCCGCCGGTCCCGCCGATCTGGCCCGCGCCAAGGTCTTCGGCGGCCTCTTCGCCCCCGTCGACCGCTCGACCCCCGCCAAGGCGAAGATCGAGAACCGGCTGGACTTCCTCTTCGACTACCACAAGGGCCAGGTCGAACAGCGCCGTTGGTACGGCTTCTGGGACTACGGCGACATCATGCACACCTACGACGGCGACCGGCACCAGTGGCGGTACGACGTCGGAGGCTACGCCTGGGACAACTCCGAGCTCTCCCCCGATCTGTGGCTGTGGCTGGCGTATCTGCGCTCCGGCCGCTCCGACATCTTCCGCTTCGCCGAAACCATGACCCGGCACACCGGCGAGGTCGACGCCTACCACCTCGGCACATGGGCCGGGCTCGGCACCCGGCACGGCGTCCAGCACTTCGCCGACAGCGCCAAACAGCAGCGCATCTCCACCGCCCTGTACCGCCGCTACTACTACTTCCTCACCGCGGACGAGCGGGTCGGCGACATCATGCACGCCCTCGTCGACTCCGACGAGACGTTCCTCGTCCTCGATCCGCAGCGCAAGGTCCGCGAGGACCCCGACTACGAGCCCGACCCGCACGCCCTGTCCATCGGCTTCGGCACCGACTGGAGCGGTCTGGCCGGTGCCTGGCTCACCGAATGGGAGCGGCGCGGCCCCAAGGCGAAGAAGGCCGAGGCGCGGCTGCGCTCCACCATGGAGACCATCGCGGCCCAGCCCAACGGCTTCGTCCAGGGCAGCGGCCTGTACGACCTCGACACCGGCAGGTACGCGATCGACGACGAGCCCAAGGTCAGCGTCTCCCATCTGTCCGCGGTCTTCGGCCTGGTCGAGGTCTGCGCCGAGGTGATCGACCTCATCGACATGCCGCAGTTCAAGGAGGCATGGCTGGACTACTGCCGCTACTTCAACGCCACCAAGGCCGAGCAGAAGGCCCGCTATGGCGCCGACTTCGGCTCCCTGATCCTGGTCCAGGGCCATTCGCGGCTCGACGCCTACGCCGCCGTGCAGCTGAAGGACGACGAGCTGGCCGCCCGCGCCTGGCGGAAGTTCACCGAGTACCACGAGGGCGACGGCTACCCGGACACCACCACCAGCTGGAAGACGGTCGAGCTCGAAGGCCCGGACGTACTGGAGCCCGGCGTCGAGGCGGCCTGGGTGAGCACCAACGCCACCGCCCAGTACGGCCTCGCCGCGATCCAGAACCTCGCGCTCGTCGGCGACAAGCTGCCGGGCTAG
- a CDS encoding VOC family protein yields MAVASAAVLSLDCAEPVELAEFYAQVLGAQIQPLTTPDRVEIVAPGGSRMAFLRDHGFAPPSWPRPDDSQQAHLDLLVEDIDAAERQVVDLGARPLDTKHNGGPRDVRIYSDPAGHPFSLRKG; encoded by the coding sequence ATGGCCGTAGCGAGCGCAGCCGTCCTGTCCCTGGACTGTGCCGAACCCGTAGAACTCGCCGAGTTCTACGCCCAGGTGCTCGGCGCGCAGATCCAGCCGTTGACCACCCCCGACCGGGTCGAGATCGTCGCACCCGGCGGTTCGCGGATGGCGTTCCTCAGGGACCACGGCTTCGCCCCGCCGAGCTGGCCGCGGCCGGACGACTCCCAGCAGGCCCATCTGGACCTGCTGGTGGAGGACATCGACGCCGCGGAGCGCCAGGTCGTCGACCTGGGCGCCCGACCGCTGGACACCAAGCACAACGGCGGCCCCCGCGATGTGCGGATCTACTCCGACCCGGCGGGCCACCCCTTCTCGCTCCGCAAGGGCTGA
- a CDS encoding 3'-5' exonuclease produces the protein MPSWFEGPLAAFDTETTGVDVEHDRIVSAALVVQRGTGSLPEVRRWLVSPGVPVPPAATEIHGLTDAHLQHHGRWPAPVMDEVARAIAEQTARGTPLVVMNAPFDLTLLDRELKRHRNSSLAGYLSLRSLSVLDPRVLDKHLDRYRKGRRTLIDLCAHYGVELTGAHDAAADAAAALNVVRAVGRRFASRLETLTPAELHARQTVWYAAQARGLQAWFALNGSDEVCDPAWPLRPDLAAAA, from the coding sequence ATGCCGTCCTGGTTCGAGGGGCCGCTCGCCGCGTTTGACACGGAGACCACAGGTGTCGATGTCGAACATGACCGGATCGTGTCGGCGGCCCTGGTGGTGCAGCGCGGGACCGGAAGTCTGCCGGAGGTCCGGCGCTGGCTGGTGAGTCCGGGAGTGCCGGTGCCGCCGGCCGCCACCGAGATACACGGTCTGACCGATGCCCATCTTCAGCATCACGGCAGATGGCCGGCGCCGGTGATGGACGAGGTGGCGCGGGCGATAGCGGAGCAGACCGCGCGGGGCACCCCGCTGGTGGTGATGAACGCGCCGTTCGATCTGACGTTGCTGGACCGCGAGTTGAAGCGGCATCGCAACTCCAGCCTGGCGGGCTATCTGTCGCTGCGGTCGCTGAGCGTTCTCGATCCACGGGTGCTGGACAAGCATCTGGACCGCTATCGCAAGGGCCGCCGCACCCTGATCGATCTGTGTGCGCACTACGGCGTGGAGCTGACGGGCGCGCATGACGCGGCGGCGGACGCCGCGGCCGCGCTGAACGTCGTACGGGCGGTGGGCCGCCGGTTCGCCTCCCGGCTGGAGACCCTGACCCCCGCCGAGCTGCACGCCCGCCAGACGGTCTGGTACGCGGCGCAGGCCCGCGGACTCCAGGCGTGGTTCGCGCTCAACGGCTCGGACGAAGTCTGCGATCCGGCCTGGCCGCTGCGGCCCGACCTCGCGGCCGCCGCCTGA
- a CDS encoding DUF4365 domain-containing protein gives MTLAQPDPAPMASGLALSGPPPVRGQIATTACMETPQVGYLHAVAAAAGCSLAQPFPDHGIDWHVSHSAPGHAVDDEVTIKVQLKATYQIAPDPPGPTFAFTLDNDHLVKLARSPVSVHKILVVMIVPRRREDWLRAGHDRLSLRHCCYWINLAGHPITGRRRTTVRIPTARVFDDRALCEIMTRVGAGGRP, from the coding sequence ATGACGCTCGCGCAACCCGACCCGGCCCCGATGGCGAGCGGTCTCGCCCTGAGCGGACCACCTCCCGTGCGTGGCCAGATCGCCACCACCGCCTGTATGGAGACCCCTCAGGTGGGTTATCTGCACGCGGTGGCGGCCGCCGCCGGCTGCTCGCTGGCCCAGCCCTTCCCCGACCACGGCATCGACTGGCATGTCAGCCACAGCGCGCCCGGTCACGCCGTGGACGACGAAGTCACCATCAAGGTGCAGCTGAAGGCCACGTACCAGATCGCGCCGGACCCTCCCGGGCCGACCTTCGCGTTCACCCTCGACAACGACCACCTGGTAAAGCTCGCCCGCAGCCCGGTGTCCGTGCACAAGATCCTCGTCGTGATGATCGTGCCGCGCCGCCGGGAGGACTGGTTGCGGGCCGGTCATGACCGCCTGTCCCTGCGCCACTGCTGCTACTGGATCAACCTGGCCGGCCACCCGATCACGGGCCGCCGGCGGACCACCGTGCGGATCCCGACCGCACGCGTCTTCGACGACCGCGCGCTCTGCGAGATCATGACCCGGGTCGGGGCGGGAGGGAGACCGTGA
- the thrS gene encoding threonine--tRNA ligase, with translation MSDVRVIIQRDSEREERVVATGTTTADLFAGDRSIVAVRVGGQLKDLAYQPAEGDEIEPVEITSQDGLDILRHSTAHVMAQAVQELYPEAKLGIGPPIKDGFYYDFDVETPFHPEDLKRIEKKMQEIQKRGQRFSRRVVTDEGAREELAAEPYKLELIGLKGAAADAAEGASAEVGAGELTIYDNLDAKSGELCWKDLCRGPHLPTTRHIPAFKLMRSAAAYWRGSEKNPQLQRIYGTAWPTKDELKAYLDFLAEAEKRDHRKLGAELDLFSFPDELGSGLAVFHPKGGVIRKEMETYSRKRHEEAGYEFVNTPHITKACLFETSGHLPHYMDGMFPPMEFEGQDYYLKAMNCPMHNLVFRARGRSYRELPLRMFEFGTVYRYEKSGVVHGLTRARGFTQDDSHIYCTKEQMADELDSLLTFVLDLLRDYGLSDFYLELSTRDDSDKFMGSDEQWEEATEELRKAAEKQGLELVMDPGGAAFYGPKISVQARDAIGRTWQMSTIQLDFNQPARFELEYTAADGSRQQPVMIHRALFGSIERFFAVLLEHYAGAFPAWLAPVQAVGIPIGDGHVPYLEEFAAQARAKGLRMEVDSSSDRMQKKIRNAQKSKVPFMIIAGDEDIAAGAVSFRYRDGSQKNGIPIDQALAEIVDAVERRIQV, from the coding sequence GTGTCAGACGTCCGTGTGATCATCCAACGCGATTCCGAGCGGGAAGAACGTGTGGTGGCCACGGGCACTACGACGGCGGACCTCTTCGCCGGCGACCGCTCGATCGTCGCCGTGCGCGTGGGCGGACAGCTCAAGGACCTGGCGTACCAGCCGGCCGAGGGCGACGAGATCGAACCGGTGGAGATCACCAGCCAGGACGGTCTGGACATCCTGCGCCACTCCACCGCGCATGTCATGGCCCAGGCCGTGCAGGAGCTGTACCCGGAGGCGAAGCTCGGCATCGGCCCGCCGATCAAGGACGGGTTCTACTACGACTTCGACGTGGAGACCCCGTTCCACCCGGAGGACCTCAAGCGCATCGAGAAGAAGATGCAGGAGATCCAGAAGCGGGGGCAGCGCTTCTCCCGCCGCGTGGTCACCGACGAGGGGGCGCGCGAGGAGCTGGCCGCCGAGCCGTACAAGCTGGAGCTGATCGGGCTCAAGGGGGCGGCCGCGGACGCCGCCGAGGGCGCGTCGGCCGAGGTCGGCGCGGGCGAGCTGACCATCTACGACAACCTCGACGCCAAGTCCGGCGAGCTGTGCTGGAAGGACCTGTGCCGTGGTCCGCACCTGCCGACCACGCGGCACATCCCGGCCTTCAAGCTGATGCGCAGCGCCGCCGCCTACTGGCGGGGCAGCGAGAAGAACCCCCAGCTCCAGCGGATCTACGGCACCGCCTGGCCGACCAAGGACGAGCTGAAGGCGTACCTGGACTTCCTCGCCGAGGCCGAGAAGCGCGACCACCGCAAGCTGGGCGCGGAGCTGGACCTGTTCTCCTTCCCCGACGAGCTGGGCTCGGGCCTGGCGGTGTTCCACCCCAAGGGCGGCGTGATCCGCAAGGAGATGGAGACGTACTCGCGGAAGCGGCACGAGGAGGCGGGGTACGAGTTCGTCAACACCCCGCACATCACCAAGGCGTGCCTCTTCGAGACCTCCGGCCATCTGCCGCACTACATGGACGGCATGTTCCCGCCCATGGAGTTCGAGGGCCAGGACTACTACCTCAAGGCCATGAACTGCCCGATGCACAACCTGGTCTTCCGGGCGCGCGGGCGGTCGTATCGCGAGCTGCCCCTGCGGATGTTCGAGTTCGGCACGGTCTACCGCTACGAGAAGTCCGGCGTCGTCCACGGCCTGACCCGGGCCCGCGGCTTCACCCAGGACGACTCGCACATCTACTGCACCAAGGAACAGATGGCCGATGAGCTCGACAGCCTGCTCACCTTCGTGCTGGACCTGCTCCGCGACTACGGCCTGAGCGACTTCTATCTGGAGCTGTCCACCCGGGACGACTCCGACAAGTTCATGGGCAGCGACGAGCAGTGGGAAGAGGCCACCGAGGAGCTGCGCAAGGCCGCTGAGAAGCAGGGCCTGGAGCTGGTCATGGACCCCGGCGGCGCGGCCTTCTACGGCCCCAAGATCTCGGTCCAGGCACGGGACGCGATCGGCCGTACCTGGCAGATGTCGACCATCCAGCTCGACTTCAACCAGCCGGCCCGGTTCGAGCTGGAGTACACCGCGGCGGACGGCTCCCGGCAGCAGCCCGTCATGATCCACCGGGCGCTCTTCGGCTCGATCGAGCGCTTCTTCGCGGTCCTGCTGGAGCACTACGCGGGCGCCTTCCCGGCGTGGCTGGCCCCGGTCCAGGCGGTCGGCATCCCGATCGGTGACGGCCATGTGCCGTATCTGGAGGAGTTCGCCGCGCAGGCCAGGGCGAAGGGCCTGCGGATGGAGGTGGACTCGTCCTCGGACCGGATGCAGAAGAAGATCAGGAACGCGCAGAAGTCCAAGGTGCCGTTCATGATCATCGCCGGTGACGAGGACATCGCGGCCGGCGCGGTGAGCTTCCGCTACCGCGACGGCTCGCAGAAGAACGGCATCCCGATCGACCAGGCGCTGGCCGAGATCGTCGACGCCGTGGAGCGCCGGATCCAGGTCTGA
- a CDS encoding HIT family protein: MLARMTSEPEQQIGVGTPDAFQRLWTPHRMAYIQGENKPTGPGAGDGCPFCSIPEKSDEDGLIIARGRSVYAVLNLYPYTGGHLMVVPFRHIADYTDLTAEETVELAEYTKAAMTALRTASGAHGFNIGMNQGTVAGAGIAAHLHQHVVPRWGGDTNFMPVIGSTKVLPQLLADTRRLLADAWPKAEAGAEAEA; the protein is encoded by the coding sequence ATGCTGGCCCGCATGACGAGTGAGCCGGAACAGCAGATCGGAGTGGGGACGCCTGACGCGTTCCAGCGCCTGTGGACGCCCCACCGGATGGCCTACATCCAGGGGGAGAACAAGCCGACCGGCCCGGGTGCGGGCGACGGCTGTCCGTTCTGCTCCATTCCGGAGAAGTCCGACGAGGACGGCTTGATCATCGCCCGCGGTCGCTCCGTGTACGCCGTGCTGAACCTGTACCCGTACACTGGCGGCCACCTGATGGTCGTCCCGTTCCGGCACATCGCCGACTACACCGATCTCACCGCCGAGGAGACGGTCGAGCTGGCGGAATACACCAAGGCCGCCATGACCGCGCTGCGTACCGCCTCGGGTGCGCACGGTTTCAACATCGGGATGAACCAGGGCACGGTGGCCGGCGCCGGGATCGCGGCGCATCTGCACCAGCATGTGGTGCCGCGCTGGGGCGGGGACACCAACTTCATGCCCGTCATCGGCAGCACCAAGGTGCTGCCGCAACTCCTCGCCGACACCCGCCGGTTGCTCGCCGACGCC